The Cygnus olor isolate bCygOlo1 chromosome 33, bCygOlo1.pri.v2, whole genome shotgun sequence genome contains a region encoding:
- the TAP2 gene encoding antigen peptide transporter 2 isoform X3, which produces MELLPTLRLACALLLADLVVLAALAQLASALAQLGLVATWLEAGLRLPVLVGAGRLLAPGGPRGAAALVSLAPATFLTLRGCLELPGAPPVLLAMATPSWLALAYGAALLALLTWTSLAPGVALGTKEAKYQAALRRQLALAWPEWPFLSGAFFFLVLAALGETSVPYCTGRALDVLRHGDGPTAFATAIGFVCLASASSSLFAGCRGGLFTFIMARLTLRTRDRLFSGLVHQDMAFFQETTAAELASRLATDVPLASSVVPGSANIALRNLGKVLGLSAFMLALSPRLTLLALLEVPLAIVAHKVYNARHQMLQQAVLDATAGTGVVVQEAISSIETVRAFAGEEEEEHRYDQALTKMLGLRDQRDMETAIFLLVRRALQLAVQALVLYCGHRQLREGTLTAGGLIAFMLYQTDAGSSVQALAYAYGDLLSNVAAAHKIFDYLDREPAVGTGGTWEPATLQGHVTFQHVSFAYPTRPEHLVLQDVSFELRPGEVTALAGLNGSGKSTCAGLLQRFYEPTAGEVLLDGVPLRDYKHRYLHRQVALVGQEPVLFSGSIRDNIAYGLEGCREEEIIAAAEAAGALGFISALDQGFDTAAAVGAEWGGPDGAAHHPPPADAGEG; this is translated from the exons ATGGAGTTGCTGCCCACCTTGCGCCTGgcctgtgccctgctcctggctgacctggtggtgctggcagcGCTGGCCCAGTTGGCCTCGGCACTGGCCCAGCTGGGTCTAGTGGCCACATGGCTGGAGGCTGGGCTGCGGCTACCAGTGCTGGTGGGGGCTGGGAGGCTTTTGGCCCCCGGAGGACCCCGGGGAGCTGCGGCCCTGGTGAGCCTGGCCCCCGCCACCTTCCTGACCCTGCGGGGCTGCCTGGAGCTGCCTGGGGCTCCACCAGTGCTGCTGGCCATGGCCACACCGTCCTGGCTGGCACTGGCCTACGGGGCggccctgctggctctgctgacCTGGACCTCCCTGGCACctggggtggccctggggaccAAGGAGGCCAAGTACCAGGCAGCCCTGCGCCGGCAGCTGGCCCTGGCCTGGCCTGAGTGGCCCTTCCTCAGCGGAGCCTTCTTCTTCCTTGTGCTGGCTGCGTTGGGTGAGACCTCCGTGCCCTACTGCACCGGGAGGGCCTTGGACGTCCTTCGCCATGGGGATGGCCCCACTGCCTTTGCCACTGCCATCGGCTTTGTGTGCCTCGCCTCTGCCAGCAG TTCGCTGTTTGCTGGCTGCCGCGGGGGCCTCTTCACCTTCATCATGGCTCGCCTTACCCTGCGCACCCGCGACCGGCTCTTCTCTGGCCTGGTGCACCAGGACATGGCCTTCTTCCAGGAGACCACAGCAG CTGAGCTGGCCTCCCGGCTGGCCACTGACGTGCCACTGGCGAGCAGCGTGGTGCCAGGCAGTGCCAACATCGCCCTGCGGAACctggggaaggtgctggggcTCAGTGCCTTCATGCTGGCGCTCTCACCACGCCTGACCCTGCTGGCGCTGCTTGAGGTGCCCCTTGCCATTGTTGCGCACAAGGTCTACAATGCCCGGCACCAG ATGCTGCAGCAGGCCGTGCTGGATGCAACAGCTGGCACTGGGGTGGTGGTGCAGGAGGCCATCTCCTCCATCGAGACGGTGCGGGCCTTcgctggggaggaggaggaagagcaccGCTACGACCAGGCACTGACCAAGATGCTGGGGCTGCGGGACCAGCGGGACATGGAGACAGCAATCTTCCTCCTCGTCCGGCGG GCATTGCAGCTGGCCGTGCAGGCGCTGGTGTTGTACTGCGGGCACCGGCAGCTCCGTGAGGGGACCCTCACTGCTGGTGGCCTCATAGCCTTCATGCTCTACCAGACTGATGCTGGCAGCAGTGTGCAG GCGCTGGCGTACGCCTACGGCGACCTGCTGAGCAATGTGGCAGCTGCCCACAAGATCTTCGACTACCTGGACCGTGAGCCGGCTGTGGGCACTGGGGGCACCTGGGAGCCTGCCACACTCCAAGGCCACGTCACCTTCCAGCACGTTTCCTTTGCCTACCCCACGCGCCCTGAGCACCTTGTCCTGCAGGATGTCTCCTTCGAGCTGCGCCCCGGTGAGGTGACAGCGCTGGCGGGGCTGAACGGCAGCGGGAAGAGCACCTGTGCCGGGCTCCTGCAGCGCTTCTATGAGCCCACGGCCGGGGAGGTACTGTTGGATGGGGTGCCACTGCGTGACTACAAGCACCGGTACCTGCACCGCCAG GTGGCACTGGTGGGGCAGGAGCCCGTGCTCTTCTCTGGCTCCATCCGGGACAACATTGCCTATGGActggagggctgcagggaggaggagatcatagcagctgcagaggctgctggtgcCCTGGGCTTTATCTCCGCACTGGACCAAGGCTTTGACACTG ctgcagcagtgggtGCAGAGTGGGGGGGACCGGACGGTGCTGCTCATCACCCACCACCCGCGGATGCTGGAGAAGGCTGA
- the TAP2 gene encoding antigen peptide transporter 2 isoform X1, with amino-acid sequence MELLPTLRLACALLLADLVVLAALAQLASALAQLGLVATWLEAGLRLPVLVGAGRLLAPGGPRGAAALVSLAPATFLTLRGCLELPGAPPVLLAMATPSWLALAYGAALLALLTWTSLAPGVALGTKEAKYQAALRRQLALAWPEWPFLSGAFFFLVLAALGETSVPYCTGRALDVLRHGDGPTAFATAIGFVCLASASSSLFAGCRGGLFTFIMARLTLRTRDRLFSGLVHQDMAFFQETTAAELASRLATDVPLASSVVPGSANIALRNLGKVLGLSAFMLALSPRLTLLALLEVPLAIVAHKVYNARHQMLQQAVLDATAGTGVVVQEAISSIETVRAFAGEEEEEHRYDQALTKMLGLRDQRDMETAIFLLVRRALQLAVQALVLYCGHRQLREGTLTAGGLIAFMLYQTDAGSSVQALAYAYGDLLSNVAAAHKIFDYLDREPAVGTGGTWEPATLQGHVTFQHVSFAYPTRPEHLVLQDVSFELRPGEVTALAGLNGSGKSTCAGLLQRFYEPTAGEVLLDGVPLRDYKHRYLHRQVALVGQEPVLFSGSIRDNIAYGLEGCREEEIIAAAEAAGALGFISALDQGFDTDVGERGDQLSAGQKQRVAIARALVRCPTVLILDEATSALDGDGDGALQQWVQSGGDRTVLLITHHPRMLEKADRVVVLEHGTVAEMGTPAELATCGGPYSRLLQR; translated from the exons ATGGAGTTGCTGCCCACCTTGCGCCTGgcctgtgccctgctcctggctgacctggtggtgctggcagcGCTGGCCCAGTTGGCCTCGGCACTGGCCCAGCTGGGTCTAGTGGCCACATGGCTGGAGGCTGGGCTGCGGCTACCAGTGCTGGTGGGGGCTGGGAGGCTTTTGGCCCCCGGAGGACCCCGGGGAGCTGCGGCCCTGGTGAGCCTGGCCCCCGCCACCTTCCTGACCCTGCGGGGCTGCCTGGAGCTGCCTGGGGCTCCACCAGTGCTGCTGGCCATGGCCACACCGTCCTGGCTGGCACTGGCCTACGGGGCggccctgctggctctgctgacCTGGACCTCCCTGGCACctggggtggccctggggaccAAGGAGGCCAAGTACCAGGCAGCCCTGCGCCGGCAGCTGGCCCTGGCCTGGCCTGAGTGGCCCTTCCTCAGCGGAGCCTTCTTCTTCCTTGTGCTGGCTGCGTTGGGTGAGACCTCCGTGCCCTACTGCACCGGGAGGGCCTTGGACGTCCTTCGCCATGGGGATGGCCCCACTGCCTTTGCCACTGCCATCGGCTTTGTGTGCCTCGCCTCTGCCAGCAG TTCGCTGTTTGCTGGCTGCCGCGGGGGCCTCTTCACCTTCATCATGGCTCGCCTTACCCTGCGCACCCGCGACCGGCTCTTCTCTGGCCTGGTGCACCAGGACATGGCCTTCTTCCAGGAGACCACAGCAG CTGAGCTGGCCTCCCGGCTGGCCACTGACGTGCCACTGGCGAGCAGCGTGGTGCCAGGCAGTGCCAACATCGCCCTGCGGAACctggggaaggtgctggggcTCAGTGCCTTCATGCTGGCGCTCTCACCACGCCTGACCCTGCTGGCGCTGCTTGAGGTGCCCCTTGCCATTGTTGCGCACAAGGTCTACAATGCCCGGCACCAG ATGCTGCAGCAGGCCGTGCTGGATGCAACAGCTGGCACTGGGGTGGTGGTGCAGGAGGCCATCTCCTCCATCGAGACGGTGCGGGCCTTcgctggggaggaggaggaagagcaccGCTACGACCAGGCACTGACCAAGATGCTGGGGCTGCGGGACCAGCGGGACATGGAGACAGCAATCTTCCTCCTCGTCCGGCGG GCATTGCAGCTGGCCGTGCAGGCGCTGGTGTTGTACTGCGGGCACCGGCAGCTCCGTGAGGGGACCCTCACTGCTGGTGGCCTCATAGCCTTCATGCTCTACCAGACTGATGCTGGCAGCAGTGTGCAG GCGCTGGCGTACGCCTACGGCGACCTGCTGAGCAATGTGGCAGCTGCCCACAAGATCTTCGACTACCTGGACCGTGAGCCGGCTGTGGGCACTGGGGGCACCTGGGAGCCTGCCACACTCCAAGGCCACGTCACCTTCCAGCACGTTTCCTTTGCCTACCCCACGCGCCCTGAGCACCTTGTCCTGCAGGATGTCTCCTTCGAGCTGCGCCCCGGTGAGGTGACAGCGCTGGCGGGGCTGAACGGCAGCGGGAAGAGCACCTGTGCCGGGCTCCTGCAGCGCTTCTATGAGCCCACGGCCGGGGAGGTACTGTTGGATGGGGTGCCACTGCGTGACTACAAGCACCGGTACCTGCACCGCCAG GTGGCACTGGTGGGGCAGGAGCCCGTGCTCTTCTCTGGCTCCATCCGGGACAACATTGCCTATGGActggagggctgcagggaggaggagatcatagcagctgcagaggctgctggtgcCCTGGGCTTTATCTCCGCACTGGACCAAGGCTTTGACACTG ACGTAGGGGAGAGAGGAGATCAGCTCTCAGCTGGGCAGAAGCAGCGTGTTGCCATTGCCCGGGCCTTGGTGCGATGCCCCACTGTCCTGATCCTCGACGAGGCCACCAGTGCCctggatggggatggggatggggcg ctgcagcagtgggtGCAGAGTGGGGGGGACCGGACGGTGCTGCTCATCACCCACCACCCGCGGATGCTGGAGAAGGCTGACCGCGTCGTGGTGCTGGAGCATGGCACCGTGGCTGAGATGGGGACGCCTGCTGAGCTTGCAACCTGTGGTGGACCCTACAGCCGCCTGCTGCAGCGCTAA
- the TAP2 gene encoding antigen peptide transporter 2 isoform X2, with protein sequence MELLPTLRLACALLLADLVVLAALAQLASALAQLGLVATWLEAGLRLPVLVGAGRLLAPGGPRGAAALVSLAPATFLTLRGCLELPGAPPVLLAMATPSWLALAYGAALLALLTWTSLAPGVALGTKEAKYQAALRRQLALAWPEWPFLSGAFFFLVLAALGETSVPYCTGRALDVLRHGDGPTAFATAIGFVCLASASSSLFAGCRGGLFTFIMARLTLRTRDRLFSGLVHQDMAFFQETTAAELASRLATDVPLASSVVPGSANIALRNLGKVLGLSAFMLALSPRLTLLALLEVPLAIVAHKVYNARHQMLQQAVLDATAGTGVVVQEAISSIETVRAFAGEEEEEHRYDQALTKMLGLRDQRDMETAIFLLVRRVLQLAVQALVLYCGHRQLREGTLTAGGLIAFMLYQTDAGSSVQALAYAYGDLLSNVAAAHKIFDYLDREPAVGTGGTWEPATLQGHVTFQHVSFAYPTRPEHLVLQDVSFELRPGEVTALAGLNGSGKSTCAGLLQRFYEPTAGEVLLDGVPLRDYKHRYLHRQVALVGQEPVLFSGSIRDNIAYGLEGCREEEIIAAAEAAGALGFISALDQGFDTDVGERGDQLSAGQKQRVAIARALVRCPTVLILDEATSALDGDGDGALQQWVQSGGDRTVLLITHHPRMLEKADRVVVLEHGTVAEMGTPAELATCGGPYSRLLQR encoded by the exons ATGGAGTTGCTGCCCACCTTGCGCCTGgcctgtgccctgctcctggctgacctggtggtgctggcagcGCTGGCCCAGTTGGCCTCGGCACTGGCCCAGCTGGGTCTAGTGGCCACATGGCTGGAGGCTGGGCTGCGGCTACCAGTGCTGGTGGGGGCTGGGAGGCTTTTGGCCCCCGGAGGACCCCGGGGAGCTGCGGCCCTGGTGAGCCTGGCCCCCGCCACCTTCCTGACCCTGCGGGGCTGCCTGGAGCTGCCTGGGGCTCCACCAGTGCTGCTGGCCATGGCCACACCGTCCTGGCTGGCACTGGCCTACGGGGCggccctgctggctctgctgacCTGGACCTCCCTGGCACctggggtggccctggggaccAAGGAGGCCAAGTACCAGGCAGCCCTGCGCCGGCAGCTGGCCCTGGCCTGGCCTGAGTGGCCCTTCCTCAGCGGAGCCTTCTTCTTCCTTGTGCTGGCTGCGTTGGGTGAGACCTCCGTGCCCTACTGCACCGGGAGGGCCTTGGACGTCCTTCGCCATGGGGATGGCCCCACTGCCTTTGCCACTGCCATCGGCTTTGTGTGCCTCGCCTCTGCCAGCAG TTCGCTGTTTGCTGGCTGCCGCGGGGGCCTCTTCACCTTCATCATGGCTCGCCTTACCCTGCGCACCCGCGACCGGCTCTTCTCTGGCCTGGTGCACCAGGACATGGCCTTCTTCCAGGAGACCACAGCAG CTGAGCTGGCCTCCCGGCTGGCCACTGACGTGCCACTGGCGAGCAGCGTGGTGCCAGGCAGTGCCAACATCGCCCTGCGGAACctggggaaggtgctggggcTCAGTGCCTTCATGCTGGCGCTCTCACCACGCCTGACCCTGCTGGCGCTGCTTGAGGTGCCCCTTGCCATTGTTGCGCACAAGGTCTACAATGCCCGGCACCAG ATGCTGCAGCAGGCCGTGCTGGATGCAACAGCTGGCACTGGGGTGGTGGTGCAGGAGGCCATCTCCTCCATCGAGACGGTGCGGGCCTTcgctggggaggaggaggaagagcaccGCTACGACCAGGCACTGACCAAGATGCTGGGGCTGCGGGACCAGCGGGACATGGAGACAGCAATCTTCCTCCTCGTCCGGCGGGTG TTGCAGCTGGCCGTGCAGGCGCTGGTGTTGTACTGCGGGCACCGGCAGCTCCGTGAGGGGACCCTCACTGCTGGTGGCCTCATAGCCTTCATGCTCTACCAGACTGATGCTGGCAGCAGTGTGCAG GCGCTGGCGTACGCCTACGGCGACCTGCTGAGCAATGTGGCAGCTGCCCACAAGATCTTCGACTACCTGGACCGTGAGCCGGCTGTGGGCACTGGGGGCACCTGGGAGCCTGCCACACTCCAAGGCCACGTCACCTTCCAGCACGTTTCCTTTGCCTACCCCACGCGCCCTGAGCACCTTGTCCTGCAGGATGTCTCCTTCGAGCTGCGCCCCGGTGAGGTGACAGCGCTGGCGGGGCTGAACGGCAGCGGGAAGAGCACCTGTGCCGGGCTCCTGCAGCGCTTCTATGAGCCCACGGCCGGGGAGGTACTGTTGGATGGGGTGCCACTGCGTGACTACAAGCACCGGTACCTGCACCGCCAG GTGGCACTGGTGGGGCAGGAGCCCGTGCTCTTCTCTGGCTCCATCCGGGACAACATTGCCTATGGActggagggctgcagggaggaggagatcatagcagctgcagaggctgctggtgcCCTGGGCTTTATCTCCGCACTGGACCAAGGCTTTGACACTG ACGTAGGGGAGAGAGGAGATCAGCTCTCAGCTGGGCAGAAGCAGCGTGTTGCCATTGCCCGGGCCTTGGTGCGATGCCCCACTGTCCTGATCCTCGACGAGGCCACCAGTGCCctggatggggatggggatggggcg ctgcagcagtgggtGCAGAGTGGGGGGGACCGGACGGTGCTGCTCATCACCCACCACCCGCGGATGCTGGAGAAGGCTGACCGCGTCGTGGTGCTGGAGCATGGCACCGTGGCTGAGATGGGGACGCCTGCTGAGCTTGCAACCTGTGGTGGACCCTACAGCCGCCTGCTGCAGCGCTAA